One segment of Mycoplasma sp. E35C DNA contains the following:
- a CDS encoding MSC_0622 family F1-like ATPase gamma subunit produces the protein MDIKKLERKQSSLKNIHTLVESKRDVTLIKIFKLSKRFEYFYTRGIESKYLLDILHQKYNLNNSFYEEYEPSKNKLINLTLDKVENVFFEAKKRLWIYVTETQNAAADNYSRYDRAILKQENVHEDQFIVIGEHAKKFCDKNKLQVVAYYPENNFKELSQTIPEIIRLKIEAGDIGHVNFVINSNKIKNKFLKILPIKEFELDTSYYENKINIIQDIDRYKLYKNLQEFIVNEISSYLRNVVTSLLVESSLIIAKNNLVKYNKTISDLDETLINLRREILKQKREIEIQELQMLTRSNESLVKMDSKKDGDMD, from the coding sequence ATGGATATTAAAAAACTCGAACGCAAACAATCTAGTTTAAAAAATATTCACACCTTAGTTGAATCTAAGCGTGACGTTACTTTAATTAAGATTTTTAAGTTATCAAAACGATTTGAATATTTTTATACCAGAGGTATTGAATCAAAATATTTACTAGATATTTTGCACCAAAAATATAATCTGAATAACTCGTTTTATGAAGAATACGAACCCTCAAAAAACAAATTAATTAACTTAACTTTAGATAAAGTTGAAAATGTTTTTTTTGAAGCCAAAAAACGGTTATGAATTTATGTAACCGAAACCCAAAACGCAGCAGCTGATAACTACTCACGTTATGATCGTGCAATCTTAAAACAAGAAAATGTTCATGAAGATCAGTTCATTGTTATCGGAGAACATGCTAAGAAATTCTGTGATAAAAACAAGCTGCAAGTAGTGGCTTATTATCCTGAGAATAATTTCAAAGAATTAAGTCAAACCATTCCTGAAATCATTCGTTTAAAGATTGAAGCTGGCGACATTGGACATGTTAATTTCGTAATTAATTCCAATAAGATTAAAAACAAATTCTTAAAAATCTTACCAATCAAAGAATTTGAATTAGACACATCATATTACGAAAACAAAATTAATATTATTCAAGATATTGATCGTTATAAACTTTATAAGAACTTACAAGAATTTATTGTTAATGAAATCAGTTCTTATTTAAGAAATGTTGTTACTTCTTTATTGGTTGAATCATCATTAATTATTGCTAAAAACAACCTGGTTAAATACAACAAAACAATTAGTGATCTTGATGAAACTTTAATCAATCTACGGCGTGAAATCTTAAAACAAAAACGTGAGATTGAAATCCAAGAACTACAAATGCTAACAAGAAGCAATGAGTCATTGGTTAAAATGGATTCTAAAAAAGATGGAGACATGGATTAG
- a CDS encoding DUF2714 domain-containing protein — protein sequence MKKKQLDNLQPEIVNKDYISIVQSPDFVEFAQLFNTTLLQTNTPEESPEAVEFLEKMKVAIMNRYQIIFDDLVISWTRNVRFSWNKLVPVVVSAESSQTDSINLTSKVSDNPELKKLTERFNLLLNNQLFEEHKIVEVIDGIVVYISKETNQLKVVFSQGIINA from the coding sequence ATGAAAAAGAAACAGTTAGATAACTTACAACCAGAAATTGTTAATAAAGATTATATTTCGATCGTTCAAAGTCCTGACTTCGTGGAATTTGCACAATTATTTAATACGACTTTATTACAAACTAATACTCCAGAAGAATCACCAGAAGCTGTTGAGTTTTTAGAAAAAATGAAAGTAGCAATCATGAATCGATACCAAATCATTTTTGATGATTTAGTAATCTCATGAACTCGTAATGTGCGTTTTTCTTGAAACAAATTAGTGCCAGTTGTCGTTAGTGCTGAATCATCGCAAACAGATAGTATTAATCTAACATCAAAAGTTAGTGACAATCCTGAATTAAAAAAACTAACTGAACGTTTTAATTTATTGTTAAACAACCAGTTATTCGAAGAACATAAGATAGTAGAAGTTATTGATGGAATTGTAGTTTATATTTCTAAAGAAACTAACCAATTAAAAGTGGTATTTTCTCAAGGAATCATCAACGCTTAG
- a CDS encoding MSC_0624 family F1-like ATPase-associated membrane protein — MSDKKISLKLDKFKRLFKVQNNNTFYSLKSEVVSIKQNTKLVFLYRLIIFLVLFSFSISFILLVDRLFLVDYLKDYNKDSHRYLITNLFQFFNSTVTGINFYILLRLIGLYLVFISSLWWNYQNVSNINHRIKRYWIWFSLYMSLTLISGILLLGWVDKTPSISTVLGLVSLNVLLVILNYAYWLVGYFLNKKIQPVSKKDLTYILISYSFKLLAWIILFIFLDQLIKSGDQPDKTKLQETYIFNNNSVVNYIHSLTSGLSIDNAVLLFVYVTLTITLFILSNLYTILNLRLVFVKLINDDLKNKAYGAMSFCFIILITLIIGIIKLLAANEYPSNGLVNVETGVAENWFWIVGVLLFVAYGLIYFFLVRRHKTPVINNIYHSGSLLLMWALFLVSEFKKFNFNTSDNYISLLIISLITLFVSLIYIISANKQSAGLMIGFSITSIVIVASVFLIIFNNILLVNNNNELYSINSDLSINQILYALLIVVLSVNFIYVIISIYFIYLVINKNVFFKKKKNNINQNQTSDNNDLNNQPGAN; from the coding sequence ATGTCTGATAAAAAAATCTCATTAAAGCTAGATAAATTTAAAAGATTATTTAAAGTTCAAAACAATAACACCTTTTATTCATTAAAATCAGAGGTTGTTTCGATTAAGCAAAACACCAAGTTAGTTTTTCTTTATCGGTTAATAATCTTTTTGGTTCTATTTAGCTTTAGCATCAGCTTCATATTGTTAGTTGATCGCTTATTTTTAGTTGATTATCTCAAAGACTATAATAAAGATAGTCATCGTTATTTAATTACCAATCTGTTCCAATTTTTTAATTCTACTGTCACGGGAATTAACTTTTATATCTTATTAAGATTAATTGGCTTATACTTAGTGTTTATTAGTTCATTATGATGGAATTATCAAAATGTATCTAATATCAACCACCGAATTAAGCGTTATTGGATTTGATTTAGTTTATACATGTCATTAACTTTAATTAGTGGCATTTTATTATTAGGATGGGTCGATAAAACACCAAGTATATCAACCGTATTAGGCTTGGTTTCATTAAATGTTTTATTGGTAATCTTGAACTATGCTTATTGATTAGTTGGATATTTCTTAAACAAGAAAATTCAACCAGTATCTAAGAAAGATCTAACTTACATTTTAATTAGTTATTCATTTAAATTATTAGCTTGAATTATCTTGTTTATCTTTTTAGATCAACTAATCAAGAGTGGTGATCAACCAGATAAAACCAAGTTACAAGAAACATATATATTTAATAACAATAGTGTTGTTAATTACATCCATTCATTAACATCAGGATTATCAATTGATAATGCAGTGTTACTATTTGTTTATGTGACTTTAACAATTACATTATTCATCTTATCTAACCTATATACGATCTTAAATCTAAGACTTGTTTTTGTTAAATTAATTAATGATGATTTGAAAAACAAAGCTTATGGTGCCATGAGTTTTTGTTTTATTATATTAATCACTTTAATCATTGGCATTATTAAATTATTAGCAGCTAATGAATACCCAAGCAATGGTTTAGTTAATGTTGAAACTGGTGTTGCTGAAAACTGATTCTGAATTGTTGGCGTGTTATTATTTGTTGCTTATGGATTAATTTATTTCTTTTTAGTAAGAAGACATAAAACTCCTGTAATTAATAATATTTATCACTCTGGTAGTTTGTTATTAATGTGGGCGTTGTTCTTAGTATCAGAATTTAAGAAATTCAACTTTAACACATCAGATAACTACATTAGTTTATTAATCATCAGCTTAATTACCTTGTTTGTTAGTTTGATCTATATTATTAGTGCCAATAAACAATCAGCTGGTTTAATGATTGGATTTAGCATCACTTCAATCGTGATTGTGGCTAGTGTGTTCTTGATTATTTTTAACAACATCTTGTTAGTTAATAATAATAACGAACTATATTCAATTAATTCAGATTTATCAATTAACCAAATCTTATATGCTTTATTGATTGTCGTATTAAGTGTTAACTTTATTTATGTAATCATTAGCATTTACTTCATTTATTTAGTTATCAATAAAAACGTGTTCTTTAAGAAGAAGAAAAACAATATCAACCAAAACCAAACAAGTGATAATAATGATCTTAATAACCAACCAGGAGCTAATTAA
- a CDS encoding SDR family NAD(P)-dependent oxidoreductase has product MTKILITDSPDVDELKQQELVDLVVIEFNQDCLNKINQLKDNIDQIYISLAHFDNKMAKYDDYEELWNDLGNFIDFHNQLLKIFDDNQEISFINLLNYDKQDINFNYIYNNACLSIYQSLNLEYFHKNKYFHTSFYDVDSKYMGPIIHNSFIKSSRSYYYFLDKNLKHSRILKTRSKQINKVDHSLMVDDRKKVAIITGASGGIGYMVAKKLISNNWRVYSLSRQAKEDKDIIYVECDLKTPADIKKKVKEIINNEPFIDLLVNNAGIGQLSSMNEANLAAFKDVYKLNVVAPIVLSKLLSDKLSISKGSIINLNSIASFINLPYEGLYCLSKQLLLSYFDSYLDNFNKKGISIGNIVVGPVRSNFEKNKLTANVDDRALKLNGFLEWERQRFAIPTKWVANSVCRWIKKSKKKTIIIPDPLTHILKFVSKISTNKSMNRTLYYKYLFKWNKKTKK; this is encoded by the coding sequence ATGACCAAGATTTTAATAACAGACAGCCCAGATGTTGATGAATTAAAACAACAAGAACTTGTAGATCTTGTTGTTATTGAATTCAACCAGGATTGTTTAAATAAGATTAATCAATTAAAAGATAATATTGATCAGATTTATATTTCATTAGCCCATTTTGATAACAAGATGGCTAAGTATGATGATTATGAAGAATTATGAAATGACTTAGGTAATTTCATTGATTTTCATAATCAGTTATTAAAAATCTTTGATGATAATCAAGAGATTTCTTTTATCAATCTATTAAATTACGATAAGCAAGATATTAACTTTAATTATATTTATAACAATGCTTGTTTAAGTATTTATCAATCCTTGAATCTTGAATATTTTCATAAGAATAAATACTTTCATACCAGCTTTTATGATGTGGATAGTAAATACATGGGTCCAATTATTCATAATAGCTTTATTAAGTCTTCTAGAAGTTATTATTATTTTTTAGATAAAAACTTAAAACATTCAAGAATTTTAAAAACTAGATCAAAACAAATCAATAAGGTTGATCACAGTTTAATGGTTGATGATCGCAAGAAAGTTGCGATCATCACTGGAGCTAGTGGTGGTATTGGTTATATGGTGGCTAAGAAGTTGATAAGTAATAACTGAAGGGTTTATTCTTTATCACGCCAAGCTAAAGAAGATAAAGATATTATTTATGTTGAGTGTGATTTAAAAACACCAGCTGATATTAAGAAGAAAGTTAAAGAAATTATTAACAACGAACCATTTATTGATTTGTTAGTTAATAATGCAGGCATTGGGCAATTAAGTTCAATGAATGAAGCTAATTTAGCTGCATTTAAGGATGTTTATAAATTAAATGTGGTGGCTCCAATTGTTTTAAGTAAGTTGCTGTCTGATAAGTTGTCTATTTCTAAGGGTAGTATTATTAATTTAAACTCAATCGCTTCATTCATTAACTTACCTTATGAAGGATTGTATTGTTTATCTAAGCAGTTGTTGTTAAGTTATTTTGATTCTTATTTAGATAATTTTAATAAGAAGGGGATATCGATTGGTAATATTGTGGTTGGGCCTGTTAGATCTAATTTTGAGAAAAACAAACTAACTGCTAATGTTGATGATCGCGCTTTAAAACTTAATGGGTTCTTAGAATGAGAACGTCAAAGGTTTGCAATTCCAACTAAGTGGGTAGCAAATAGTGTTTGTCGTTGGATTAAGAAGAGTAAGAAGAAAACGATTATTATTCCTGACCCTTTAACTCATATATTAAAGTTTGTTAGCAAGATTTCTACTAACAAATCAATGAATCGAACTCTGTATTACAAATACTTATTTAAGTGAAATAAGAAAACTAAAAAATAG